The genome window TAAAAAATAAGATAAGACTCCACTACCACATCCCAAATCAAAAGCCAAATCAGCATTTGTATCATTGTCTTTTATGGCCTGATAAAAGGCCGCCAATCTGTCTGAATCCTTAAGCAGGTCAAAATGGTAAGGAGTAGTTTTGAATTTCATGAGAACTTAATGATGGTGGTGTGCATGACTGTGAGAGTGGTCCGGTTCATTAAATTCTTCACCGTTTGCAGTACTTGTGAGTTTAACGTGTTCGACACCTTTGAGTCTCATAATCCTTTCAGTTAAATCACGGATTTCTGCAATATCACCATTTACGACAATAATTTCCATACAATATTTGTCGGTCATGTGAATGTGCATACTGGTATTGATTTCATTTCTGAAGCTGTGCTGAATATCTGCTAGGCTTTCCATAACACCAGTGTAATGATGATCATAGATAACTGTTATAATACCAATTCTTTGACCTTCCATAGAGTTCATCCATTGGTATCTTACAATATAATCCTGAAGTGCATCCCGAATTCCTTTTGAACGTGACTGATATCCCCTTTCTCGTAATACTTCGTCAAAATCTGCTAATAACTTTTTAGGTAATGACATACTTATTCTCATCATAAAAACACATCGATTTACATATTGTTAATAAATATTATATTTTAAAAATATATAAATGTTATGATAAATATGAAAAAAAATATTACTTTTTTATATCATAACGTATTATCCAACCAGAAGATAATATTCCCCATCTTCTTTAGTGATGGATTTTAAAAGCCCTTTATTTTGCAGAGACAATATGATATGATACATTCTAAAATTAGTGAGTTTTAAATCCCCATATAATAAATGGCCTTCTAAAATATACTTGGAAACAAGATTTTTATCATCAACCAAATCCCGAATCAGTTTATATGATTCCTTTTCCTTCATGTTCAATTCCAGCTCTTCCAAATCCTGTTTGGAATTAACCGTATTAATTTCTTTTTCATGTTCAGACAGGCTAGCTTTATTGTCTTTAAAAACAACCAAATCTTTGTCCTGAAGCTCCTCTAAAATCTCAACTAAATCATATTCGTGAAATCCCAGTTCCTTTCTTAAAACAGAGGTAGGAACTCCGTCAGGATACTCTATATTAAATATTTTAATCTGGTCGAGAACAACCTGTTCTTTTTTAGTAATGGTAATCATATAATCAATTCTAATAGTTTTATAATAATATTTTTTAATTTAATATTACTTAATGTTTATGATAACTGCATTTCGTTTTCCAGTGCCTTAGCTTCCTGGCGGTTTTTCTCGGCATTTTCTTCGGGAGTCAAGTCATAAGGTCTTGTGAAAAATAAATCCATATCATTTACAACCTGGCAAATTGACATATGGAGAAGTTCTTTAAGAGCTAGGCTTTTCTGAACTCTGTTCAATGATTCATCTGTGTAAATCCTATCATGGTCCTGCTTATACTCCTGACGAATTTTTTCAGGGTCCAAATCATTTTGAAGTTTTGATTCCTCATACTCTTCGGTAAGCATTAAAAAGCTGATCAGTTCTTCCTTTTCATCTGCAAAGTCATTTTCCTCATCAGCAATAACCCTGTGGAAATACTGATAGACAGACTGGAAAACATCCCTTGAAACGTTGCCGTTAAGGATATTTTCTATAAATAAATCAAAAGCCTCTGAAATATAGTATTTGCCGTTTTCCACTTTGGTTGAAAATACCAGCTCATTTTCAACATTAG of uncultured Methanobrevibacter sp. contains these proteins:
- the nikR gene encoding nickel-responsive transcriptional regulator NikR, with the translated sequence MMRISMSLPKKLLADFDEVLRERGYQSRSKGIRDALQDYIVRYQWMNSMEGQRIGIITVIYDHHYTGVMESLADIQHSFRNEINTSMHIHMTDKYCMEIIVVNGDIAEIRDLTERIMRLKGVEHVKLTSTANGEEFNEPDHSHSHAHHHH